A genome region from Bombus terrestris chromosome 10, iyBomTerr1.2, whole genome shotgun sequence includes the following:
- the LOC100649067 gene encoding phosphatidate phosphatase LPIN3 isoform X1, which translates to MYSMNYIGKFISNFRVFYNEINAATLTGAIDVIVVEQPDGSFTCSPFHVRFGKLGVLRSREKIVDIEIDGEPRQIHMKLGDSGEAFFVEEVSSHGSPTDAEIPPHLACSPIPEDNCFPPSRFNILSDLPPEHADKILIESILSTEREKWEQLSALPPDEREKFLIEQFSDLPLEHRAKWLQIAALTSEEREEMFKDNFGDISTVQKQQLICKQYSALKNEDKERLFKENFPELPIEQRQKFEKALLSDWKEEKEETRDSLKGEEEIFNMDGINDDETCTTASTPKSFVAVTSSERIRKISVVKNDFRPITEDVQSSGSREKSSDESNVSMIKKNSKDTSVEENKSNTNASKKKRKRKSILKKKGSQRKTSNGSSSQTEISENDASVPDEILTESLKISKDSNPAVELGRKDEPIVSSQETTDKRPETDFHFFSDTEITKNQDSRPCSPVQSDTEFEMRKITQEGAEREEDKSHQQSWRWGELPSLPPESTHAPHRSSLSSSNAVNQPNSMEAHRSMLSGMLSFMRKTSRVRRNPESEGIYLSDLNADELDPEVAALYFPSSHRGQAAVKNGKVVDEEDTESGNGPSLPQSPNSVEGAIGGPKSLDSDFEEPKHSIFDGNMNISLSLCGGLDSETGPSKEVFHQNLLHFEDICSDPKLYENPNLVVKINGKFYNWAAACPIVMTYAVFQRHLPQSTIENLYAQCMSLPMHEEKKPESSDKPESRSGYSSWFSWRRSAQPTKKSQDLSQTDGDVVQSEQMETKENTPVDETANRELKIDQNADSITTVTETVEQSAKLTKDITKIEKNRDREGEGYSGSEDSDSNQNQSQGVKIPKERRSYYESTEKYRKTLRLSSTQIASLNLKDGANEVVFSVTTAYQGTTRCKCHIYKWRWDDKIVISDIDGTITKSDVLGHILPIVGKDWAQSGVAQLFTKIKNNGYKLLYLSARAIGQAKVTREYLKSIRQGDLSLPEGPLLLNPTSLISAFHREVIERKPEEFKISCLSDIQALFPEGSKPFYAGYGNRINDVWAYRAVGIPTMRIFTINHRGELKHELTQTFQSSYSNMSFIVDHLFPAWREEAADEFSNFAYWRDPIPEVPSLEELYAQKQIT; encoded by the exons ATGTACAGTATGAACTACATTGGCAAGTTCATAAGTAACTTTCGCGTTTTCTATAATGAGATCAATGCAGCAACGCTGACCGGTGCTATCGATGTCATCGTTGTTGAACAGCCGGATGGATCGTTTACTTGCTCACCTTTTCACGTTCGCTTTGGAAAGCTCGGAGTACTTCGTTCCAGAGAAAAAATA GTGGATATAGAAATAGATGGAGAACCTAGACAAATCCATATGAAATTAGGAGATTCTGGAGAAGCTTTTTTTGTTGAGGAAGTTAGTTCTCATGGTTCACCGACTGATGCTGAAATTCCACCTCATTTGGCTTGTTCCCCTATCCCTGAAGACAATTGCTTCCCACCATCTAGATTTAATATTCTTTCTGATCTTCCTCCAGAGCATGCAGATAAAATCCTTATAGAATCTATCTTGTCTACTGAAAGAGAGAAATGGGAGCAATTGTCAGCTTTGCCTCCggatgaaagagaaaaatttttaatcgaacaaTTCTCTGATCTTCCATTGGAGCACCGTGCAAAATGGCTCCAAATTGCTGCTTTAACTTCAGAAGAGAGGGAAGAAATGTTCAAGGATAATTTTGGTGATATCTCTACAGTCCAAAAGCAACAACTAATTTGCAAACAATATTCTGCTCTAAAAAACGAAGATAAAGAAAGATTGTTCAAAGAAAATTTTCCAGAACTCCCTATAGAACAGagacaaaaatttgaaaaagctCTATTAAGCGactggaaagaagaaaaagaagaaacacgagATTCCTTAAAAGGCgaggaagaaatttttaatatggaTGGTATTAATGATGATGAAACATGTACAACTGCATCCACTCCTAAATCTTTTGTAGCTGTAACTTCGTCTGAAAGAATTCGTAAAATTAGCGTTGTGAAGAATGATTTTAGACCAATTACGGAGGATGTACAAAGTAGCGGTAGTAGAGAAAAATCGAGTGACGAATCGAACGTGTCCATGATCAAAAAAAATTCAAAGGACACGAGTGTCGAAGAAAACAAAAGCAATACCAATGCAAGTAAGAAGAAACGGAAGAGGAAAagcattttgaaaaaaaaaggatcTCAGAGAAAGACTAGCAATGGTAGTAGTAGCCAGACGGAAATAAGCGAGAACGACGCGTCTGTTCCGGATGAAATTCTTACCGAATCT TTAAAGATATCGAAGGATTCAAATCCAGCTGTAGAATTGGGGAGAAAAGATGAACCTATAGTTTCATCTCAGGAAACAACAGATAAACGTCCTGAAACAGATTTTCATTTCTTCAGTGATACTGAAATTACAAA GAATCAGGATTCCAGGCCATGTTCACCTGTTCAATCTGACACAGAGTTTGAAATGCGTAAAATAACGCAAGAAGGTGCTGAAAGAGAGGAAGATAAAAGTCATCAACAGAGTTGGAGATGGGGTGAATTGCCCAGTTTGCCTCCAGAATCCACACACGCACCTCACAGAAGTTCATTGAGCTCATCAAATGCTGTTAATCAACCGAATAGTA TGGAAGCACACCGATCTATGCTCAGTGGTATGTTGTCGTTTATGCGGAAAACTTCTCGTGTAAGACGTAATCCAGAGTCAGAAGGGATTTATCTTAGTGATCTTAATGCTGATGAACTGGATCCGGAAGTTGCAGCTCTCTATTTTCCTTCCTCTCACAGAGGCCAAGCAGCAgttaaaa ATGGGAAAGTAGTAGACGAAGAAGATACAGAGTCAGGCAATGGACCAAGCTTGCCACAAAGCCCTAACAGCGTTGAAGGAGCTATTGGTGGACCAAAGTCATTGGATAGTGACTTTGAGGAACCAAAACATTCTATATTTGACGGCAATATGAATATTAGTTTATCCTTATGCGGTGGTTTAGATTCTGAAACTGGTCCATCCAAAGAAGTTTTCCATCAAAATTTGCTCCATTTCGAAGATATCTGTTCAGATccaaaattatatgaaaatccaaatttagttgtaaaaattaatggaaaattcTATAATTGGGCGGCCGCTTGCCCGATTGTAATGACTTACGCTGTATTCCAAAGACATTTACCACAAAGtacaatagaaaatttatatgcTCAATGTATGTCGTTACCAATGCATGAAGAGAAAAAACCAGAAAGCAGTGACAAACCTGAAAGCCGTAGTGGTTACAGTTCGTGGTTTTCATGGAGACGTTCTGCACAACCAACCAAAAAGTCTCAAGACCTTAGTCAAA CTGATGGAGACGTTGTACAATCAGAACAGATGGAAACCAAAGAAAATACTCCAGTTGATGAAACTGCAAATAGGGAATTAAAGATTGACCAGAATGCAGATTCTATAACGACGGTGACGGAAACGGTAGAACAATCCGCAAAATTAACGAAAGACATCACCAAGATTGAGAAAAATCGCGACAGAGAGGGTGAAGGTTATAGTGGTAGTGAAGATTCTGATAGTAATCAAAACCAATCACAAGGAGTCAAAATACCTAAAGAGAGAAGATCATATTATGAATCTACTGAGAAATATCGTAAAACTTTGAGATTGTCATCAACACAGATA GCAAGTCTTAATTTGAAAGACGGAGCTAATGAAGTAGTTTTTAGTGTAACTACAGCTTATCAGGGCACAACACGTTGTAAATGTCATATTTACAAGTGGAGATGGGACGATAAAATTGTTATCTCTGATATAGATGGAACTATTACAAAATCTGATGTATTAGGCCATATTCTGCCAATTGTTGGCAAAGATTGGGCTCAATCTGGTGTTGCTcagttatttacaaaaattaaaaataatggtTACAAATTACTGTATCTTTCTGCAAGGGCCATCGGACAAGCTAAAGTTACAAGAGAATATTTGAAAAGCATTAGACAGGGAGATTTATCACTCCCTGAAGGGCCATTGCTTTTAAATCCAACGAGCTTAATTTCAGCATTCCATCGTGAAGTTATAGAGAGAAAACCTGAAGAATTTAAGATATCCTGTCTTAGTGATATTCAAGCTTTATTCCCAGAAGGTTCAAAACCATTTTATGCTGGTTACGGAAATcgaattaat GACGTTTGGGCATATCGAGCTGTAGGAATTCCAACTATGCGTATATTTACTATAAATCATAGAGGTGAATTAAAACACGAATTGACGCAAACATTCCAATCTTC ATATTCAAACATGAGCTTTATTGTTGACCATCTTTTCCCAGCATGGCGAGAAGAGGCTGCAGATGAATTTAGTAATTTCGCATATTGGCGAGACCCAATACCAGAAGTACCATCGCTTGAAGAACTTTACGCTCAAAAACAAATTACCtaa
- the LOC100649067 gene encoding phosphatidate phosphatase LPIN3 isoform X2 translates to MYSMNYIGKFISNFRVFYNEINAATLTGAIDVIVVEQPDGSFTCSPFHVRFGKLGVLRSREKIVDIEIDGEPRQIHMKLGDSGEAFFVEEVSSHGSPTDAEIPPHLACSPIPEDNCFPPSRFNILSDLPPEHADKILIESILSTEREKWEQLSALPPDEREKFLIEQFSDLPLEHRAKWLQIAALTSEEREEMFKDNFGDISTVQKQQLICKQYSALKNEDKERLFKENFPELPIEQRQKFEKALLSDWKEEKEETRDSLKGEEEIFNMDGINDDETCTTASTPKSFVAVTSSERIRKISVVKNDFRPITEDVQSSGSREKSSDESNVSMIKKNSKDTSVEENKSNTNASKKKRKRKSILKKKGSQRKTSNGSSSQTEISENDASVPDEILTESLKISKDSNPAVELGRKDEPIVSSQETTDKRPETDFHFFSDTEITKPCSPVQSDTEFEMRKITQEGAEREEDKSHQQSWRWGELPSLPPESTHAPHRSSLSSSNAVNQPNSMEAHRSMLSGMLSFMRKTSRVRRNPESEGIYLSDLNADELDPEVAALYFPSSHRGQAAVKNGKVVDEEDTESGNGPSLPQSPNSVEGAIGGPKSLDSDFEEPKHSIFDGNMNISLSLCGGLDSETGPSKEVFHQNLLHFEDICSDPKLYENPNLVVKINGKFYNWAAACPIVMTYAVFQRHLPQSTIENLYAQCMSLPMHEEKKPESSDKPESRSGYSSWFSWRRSAQPTKKSQDLSQTDGDVVQSEQMETKENTPVDETANRELKIDQNADSITTVTETVEQSAKLTKDITKIEKNRDREGEGYSGSEDSDSNQNQSQGVKIPKERRSYYESTEKYRKTLRLSSTQIASLNLKDGANEVVFSVTTAYQGTTRCKCHIYKWRWDDKIVISDIDGTITKSDVLGHILPIVGKDWAQSGVAQLFTKIKNNGYKLLYLSARAIGQAKVTREYLKSIRQGDLSLPEGPLLLNPTSLISAFHREVIERKPEEFKISCLSDIQALFPEGSKPFYAGYGNRINDVWAYRAVGIPTMRIFTINHRGELKHELTQTFQSSYSNMSFIVDHLFPAWREEAADEFSNFAYWRDPIPEVPSLEELYAQKQIT, encoded by the exons ATGTACAGTATGAACTACATTGGCAAGTTCATAAGTAACTTTCGCGTTTTCTATAATGAGATCAATGCAGCAACGCTGACCGGTGCTATCGATGTCATCGTTGTTGAACAGCCGGATGGATCGTTTACTTGCTCACCTTTTCACGTTCGCTTTGGAAAGCTCGGAGTACTTCGTTCCAGAGAAAAAATA GTGGATATAGAAATAGATGGAGAACCTAGACAAATCCATATGAAATTAGGAGATTCTGGAGAAGCTTTTTTTGTTGAGGAAGTTAGTTCTCATGGTTCACCGACTGATGCTGAAATTCCACCTCATTTGGCTTGTTCCCCTATCCCTGAAGACAATTGCTTCCCACCATCTAGATTTAATATTCTTTCTGATCTTCCTCCAGAGCATGCAGATAAAATCCTTATAGAATCTATCTTGTCTACTGAAAGAGAGAAATGGGAGCAATTGTCAGCTTTGCCTCCggatgaaagagaaaaatttttaatcgaacaaTTCTCTGATCTTCCATTGGAGCACCGTGCAAAATGGCTCCAAATTGCTGCTTTAACTTCAGAAGAGAGGGAAGAAATGTTCAAGGATAATTTTGGTGATATCTCTACAGTCCAAAAGCAACAACTAATTTGCAAACAATATTCTGCTCTAAAAAACGAAGATAAAGAAAGATTGTTCAAAGAAAATTTTCCAGAACTCCCTATAGAACAGagacaaaaatttgaaaaagctCTATTAAGCGactggaaagaagaaaaagaagaaacacgagATTCCTTAAAAGGCgaggaagaaatttttaatatggaTGGTATTAATGATGATGAAACATGTACAACTGCATCCACTCCTAAATCTTTTGTAGCTGTAACTTCGTCTGAAAGAATTCGTAAAATTAGCGTTGTGAAGAATGATTTTAGACCAATTACGGAGGATGTACAAAGTAGCGGTAGTAGAGAAAAATCGAGTGACGAATCGAACGTGTCCATGATCAAAAAAAATTCAAAGGACACGAGTGTCGAAGAAAACAAAAGCAATACCAATGCAAGTAAGAAGAAACGGAAGAGGAAAagcattttgaaaaaaaaaggatcTCAGAGAAAGACTAGCAATGGTAGTAGTAGCCAGACGGAAATAAGCGAGAACGACGCGTCTGTTCCGGATGAAATTCTTACCGAATCT TTAAAGATATCGAAGGATTCAAATCCAGCTGTAGAATTGGGGAGAAAAGATGAACCTATAGTTTCATCTCAGGAAACAACAGATAAACGTCCTGAAACAGATTTTCATTTCTTCAGTGATACTGAAATTACAAA GCCATGTTCACCTGTTCAATCTGACACAGAGTTTGAAATGCGTAAAATAACGCAAGAAGGTGCTGAAAGAGAGGAAGATAAAAGTCATCAACAGAGTTGGAGATGGGGTGAATTGCCCAGTTTGCCTCCAGAATCCACACACGCACCTCACAGAAGTTCATTGAGCTCATCAAATGCTGTTAATCAACCGAATAGTA TGGAAGCACACCGATCTATGCTCAGTGGTATGTTGTCGTTTATGCGGAAAACTTCTCGTGTAAGACGTAATCCAGAGTCAGAAGGGATTTATCTTAGTGATCTTAATGCTGATGAACTGGATCCGGAAGTTGCAGCTCTCTATTTTCCTTCCTCTCACAGAGGCCAAGCAGCAgttaaaa ATGGGAAAGTAGTAGACGAAGAAGATACAGAGTCAGGCAATGGACCAAGCTTGCCACAAAGCCCTAACAGCGTTGAAGGAGCTATTGGTGGACCAAAGTCATTGGATAGTGACTTTGAGGAACCAAAACATTCTATATTTGACGGCAATATGAATATTAGTTTATCCTTATGCGGTGGTTTAGATTCTGAAACTGGTCCATCCAAAGAAGTTTTCCATCAAAATTTGCTCCATTTCGAAGATATCTGTTCAGATccaaaattatatgaaaatccaaatttagttgtaaaaattaatggaaaattcTATAATTGGGCGGCCGCTTGCCCGATTGTAATGACTTACGCTGTATTCCAAAGACATTTACCACAAAGtacaatagaaaatttatatgcTCAATGTATGTCGTTACCAATGCATGAAGAGAAAAAACCAGAAAGCAGTGACAAACCTGAAAGCCGTAGTGGTTACAGTTCGTGGTTTTCATGGAGACGTTCTGCACAACCAACCAAAAAGTCTCAAGACCTTAGTCAAA CTGATGGAGACGTTGTACAATCAGAACAGATGGAAACCAAAGAAAATACTCCAGTTGATGAAACTGCAAATAGGGAATTAAAGATTGACCAGAATGCAGATTCTATAACGACGGTGACGGAAACGGTAGAACAATCCGCAAAATTAACGAAAGACATCACCAAGATTGAGAAAAATCGCGACAGAGAGGGTGAAGGTTATAGTGGTAGTGAAGATTCTGATAGTAATCAAAACCAATCACAAGGAGTCAAAATACCTAAAGAGAGAAGATCATATTATGAATCTACTGAGAAATATCGTAAAACTTTGAGATTGTCATCAACACAGATA GCAAGTCTTAATTTGAAAGACGGAGCTAATGAAGTAGTTTTTAGTGTAACTACAGCTTATCAGGGCACAACACGTTGTAAATGTCATATTTACAAGTGGAGATGGGACGATAAAATTGTTATCTCTGATATAGATGGAACTATTACAAAATCTGATGTATTAGGCCATATTCTGCCAATTGTTGGCAAAGATTGGGCTCAATCTGGTGTTGCTcagttatttacaaaaattaaaaataatggtTACAAATTACTGTATCTTTCTGCAAGGGCCATCGGACAAGCTAAAGTTACAAGAGAATATTTGAAAAGCATTAGACAGGGAGATTTATCACTCCCTGAAGGGCCATTGCTTTTAAATCCAACGAGCTTAATTTCAGCATTCCATCGTGAAGTTATAGAGAGAAAACCTGAAGAATTTAAGATATCCTGTCTTAGTGATATTCAAGCTTTATTCCCAGAAGGTTCAAAACCATTTTATGCTGGTTACGGAAATcgaattaat GACGTTTGGGCATATCGAGCTGTAGGAATTCCAACTATGCGTATATTTACTATAAATCATAGAGGTGAATTAAAACACGAATTGACGCAAACATTCCAATCTTC ATATTCAAACATGAGCTTTATTGTTGACCATCTTTTCCCAGCATGGCGAGAAGAGGCTGCAGATGAATTTAGTAATTTCGCATATTGGCGAGACCCAATACCAGAAGTACCATCGCTTGAAGAACTTTACGCTCAAAAACAAATTACCtaa
- the LOC100649183 gene encoding mRNA turnover protein 4 homolog, producing the protein MPKSKRDKKISLTKTNKKGLALKQQIVEDVRNCVEKYDRIFLLSVHNMRNNKLKDLRSEWKDSRFFFGKNKVIALAFGKLPETEAAEGLHKLSLALRGQCGLLFTNRSKKEVLKWMEEYEEIDYARSGFVAQETIVLHEGPMPEFSHSIEPHLRQLGMPTALQKGVVTLIKDYIVCKEGQTLNPEQARILKLLDKPLATFRLIPLGVFSKKHGYKQLISQHDVKENMAEQMDIEETENIDNT; encoded by the exons ATGCCGAAGTCGAAAAGAGATAAGAAAa TATCCCTTACGAAAACAAATAAGAAAGGCCTTGCTTTGAAGCAACAAATTGTGGAGGATGTTAGAAATTGCGTTGAGAAATATGACAGGATATTTCTTCTATCCGTACATAATATGCGCAATAACAAACTTAAAGATCTACGATCGGAATGGAAAGACAGTCGGTTTTTTTTTGGTAAAAACAAGGTGATAGCGCTAGCTTTCGGTAAATTACCGGAAACCGAAGCTGCAGAAGGTCTTCATAAATTATCATTAGCATTAAGAGGACAATGCGGTCTGCTATTTACAAACAGGAGTAAGAAGGAG GTATTGAAATGGATGGAAGAATATGAAGAAATAGATTATGCTAGATCTGGATTTGTTGCTCAAGAAACTATAGTATTACATGAAGGGCCAATGCCAGAGTTTTCACATAGTATAGAACCTCATTTAAGACAATTAGGAATGCCCACAGCTTTACAGAAGGGTGTGGTAACATTAATCAAAGACTACATTGTATGTAAAGAGGGTCAAACGTTAAATCCAGAACAAGCGAGGATTTTG AAATTACTTGATAAACCATTGGCTACCTTTAGATTGATACCATTAGGTGTATTTTCCAAGAAACATGGATATAAACAACTTATATCTCAAcatgatgttaaagaaaatATGGCAGAACAAATGGACATAGaggaaacagaaaatattgataatacaTGA
- the LOC105666160 gene encoding 14-3-3 protein zeta isoform X1: MSVDKEELVQRAKLAEQAERYDDMAAAMKAVTETGVELSNEERNLLSVAYKNVVGARRSSWRVISSIEQKTEGSERKQQMAKEYREKVEKELREICYDVLGLLDKYLIPKASNAESKVFYLKMKGDYYRYLAEVATGETRNAVVDDSQRAYQDAFEISKSKMQPTHPIRLGLALNFSVFYYEILNSPDKACQLAKQAFDDAIAELDTLNEDSYKDSTLIMQLLRDNLTLWTSDTQGDADEAQEGGDN; encoded by the exons ATGTCCGTCGATAAGGAGGAATTGGTTCAGCGTGCAAAGCTCGCCGAGCAGGCAGAGAGGTACGATGATATGGCAGCTGCGATGAAGGCAGTCACCGAAACAGGAGTCGAGTTATCGAACGAGGAAAGGAACTTGTTGTCGGTAGCGTATAAGAATGTCGTTGGTGCAAGACGTAGCTCGTGGCGAGTCATCTCCTCCATTGAGCAGAAAACCGAAGGTTCTGAGCGCAAACAGCAGATGGCCAAGGAATATAGGGAAAAGGTTGAGAAGGAGCTGCGTGAAATTTGTTATGACGTATTG GGACTCCTTGATAAGTACCTGATCCCTAAGGCTAGTAATGCCGAGAGTAAAGTATTCTACCTCAAGATGAAGGGCGACTACTACAGGTATCTCGCAGAAGTCGCTACCGGAGAAACCAGAAATG CCGTGGTAGACGACAGTCAGAGGGCATACCAGGATGCGTTCGAGATCAGCAAGTCAAAGATGCAGCCTACCCACCCGATCAGGTTAGGTCTCGCCCTGAACTTCTCCGTTTTCTATTACGAAATCCTCAACTCTCCAGACAAGGCCTGCCAACTGGCCAAACAG GCGTTCGATGATGCAATCGCAGAATTGGACACACTTAACGAGGACAGCTACAAAGATTCCACGCTAATTATGCAGCTTTTACGCGACAACCTCACTCTTTGGACCAGTGACACGCAGGGCGATGCGGACGAAGCACAGGAGGGTGGAGATAACTAA
- the LOC105666160 gene encoding 14-3-3 protein zeta isoform X3, which produces MSVDKEELVQRAKLAEQAERYDDMAAAMKAVTETGVELSNEERNLLSVAYKNVVGARRSSWRVISSIEQKTEGSERKQQMAKEYREKVEKELREICYDVLGLLDKYLIPKASNAESKVFYLKMKGDYYRYLAEVATGETRNAVVEDSQKAYQEAFDIAKSKMQPTHPIRLGLALNFSVFYYEIINSPARACHLAKQAFDDAIAELDTLNEDSYKDSTLIMQLLRDNLTLWTSDTQGDADEAQEGGDN; this is translated from the exons ATGTCCGTCGATAAGGAGGAATTGGTTCAGCGTGCAAAGCTCGCCGAGCAGGCAGAGAGGTACGATGATATGGCAGCTGCGATGAAGGCAGTCACCGAAACAGGAGTCGAGTTATCGAACGAGGAAAGGAACTTGTTGTCGGTAGCGTATAAGAATGTCGTTGGTGCAAGACGTAGCTCGTGGCGAGTCATCTCCTCCATTGAGCAGAAAACCGAAGGTTCTGAGCGCAAACAGCAGATGGCCAAGGAATATAGGGAAAAGGTTGAGAAGGAGCTGCGTGAAATTTGTTATGACGTATTG GGACTCCTTGATAAGTACCTGATCCCTAAGGCTAGTAATGCCGAGAGTAAAGTATTCTACCTCAAGATGAAGGGCGACTACTACAGGTATCTCGCAGAAGTCGCTACCGGAGAAACCAGAAATG CGGTAGTCGAGGATTCACAGAAAGCGTATCAAGAAGCGTTTGACATAGCAAAATCAAAAATGCAGCCTACGCATCCCATCAGGCTCGGTCTTGCACTCAACTTCTCCGTTttttattacgaaattattaatTCTCCGGCTAGAGCCTGTCATCTTGCCAAACAG GCGTTCGATGATGCAATCGCAGAATTGGACACACTTAACGAGGACAGCTACAAAGATTCCACGCTAATTATGCAGCTTTTACGCGACAACCTCACTCTTTGGACCAGTGACACGCAGGGCGATGCGGACGAAGCACAGGAGGGTGGAGATAACTAA
- the LOC105666160 gene encoding 14-3-3 protein zeta isoform X2, which translates to MSVDKEELVQRAKLAEQAERYDDMAAAMKAVTETGVELSNEERNLLSVAYKNVVGARRSSWRVISSIEQKTEGSERKQQMAKEYREKVEKELREICYDVLGLLDKYLIPKASNAESKVFYLKMKGDYYRYLAEVATGETRNAVVEDSQKAYQEAFDIAKSKMQPTHPIRLGLALNFSVFYYEIINSPDKACQLAKQAFDDAIAELDTLNEDSYKDSTLIMQLLRDNLTLWTSDTQGDADEAQEGGDN; encoded by the exons ATGTCCGTCGATAAGGAGGAATTGGTTCAGCGTGCAAAGCTCGCCGAGCAGGCAGAGAGGTACGATGATATGGCAGCTGCGATGAAGGCAGTCACCGAAACAGGAGTCGAGTTATCGAACGAGGAAAGGAACTTGTTGTCGGTAGCGTATAAGAATGTCGTTGGTGCAAGACGTAGCTCGTGGCGAGTCATCTCCTCCATTGAGCAGAAAACCGAAGGTTCTGAGCGCAAACAGCAGATGGCCAAGGAATATAGGGAAAAGGTTGAGAAGGAGCTGCGTGAAATTTGTTATGACGTATTG GGACTCCTTGATAAGTACCTGATCCCTAAGGCTAGTAATGCCGAGAGTAAAGTATTCTACCTCAAGATGAAGGGCGACTACTACAGGTATCTCGCAGAAGTCGCTACCGGAGAAACCAGAAATG CGGTAGTCGAGGATTCACAGAAAGCGTACCAAGAAGCGTTTGACATAGCAAAGTCAAAAATGCAGCCTACGCATCCCATCAGGCTCGGTCTTGCTCTCAACTTCTCCGTTTTTTATTACGAGATCATCAACTCACCAGACAAGGCCTGCCAGCTGGCCAAAcag GCGTTCGATGATGCAATCGCAGAATTGGACACACTTAACGAGGACAGCTACAAAGATTCCACGCTAATTATGCAGCTTTTACGCGACAACCTCACTCTTTGGACCAGTGACACGCAGGGCGATGCGGACGAAGCACAGGAGGGTGGAGATAACTAA